One window from the genome of Aestuariirhabdus haliotis encodes:
- a CDS encoding P-II family nitrogen regulator: MHFKLLLTFVEDSKTDEVVEAAREAGATGSTVINNARGEGIQKSQTFLGLTLETQRDIVMFLVEEHLSRHILETISKVGEFDTSPGSGIAIQLDVEDAVGVAHQATELAEKVEQEL; this comes from the coding sequence ATGCACTTTAAATTGCTGCTGACCTTTGTCGAGGACAGCAAAACGGATGAGGTTGTTGAAGCCGCTCGAGAAGCTGGCGCGACCGGTTCAACCGTCATCAACAACGCCCGCGGCGAAGGCATTCAGAAAAGCCAGACCTTCCTGGGTCTGACCCTGGAAACCCAGCGCGACATCGTCATGTTTCTGGTCGAGGAACACCTGAGCCGGCACATTCTTGAAACCATATCGAAGGTCGGTGAATTTGACACCTCTCCTGGCAGCGGGATCGCCATTCAGCTGGACGTTGAGGATGCCGTAGGGGTCGCCCATCAGGCAACCGAATTGGCAGAAAAAGTGGAGCAAGAGCTATGA
- a CDS encoding DUF1538 domain-containing protein, translated as MNLLQEIFTTLLATLGDVIPIATIIFGFQYLVLRKPVPNLKRVLIGFAYVVVGLSLFLMGLERALFPLGRLMAEQLTRPEFVYQGFAAIPTEVLWEQYYWVYLFAFAIGFSTTIAEPSLIAVAIKASEVSGGAISTWGLRIAVAIGVAVGISLGCYRIVTGLPIHYFIIAGYILVVIQTSFAPRMIVPLAYDSGGVTTSTVTVPLVTALGLGLAETVPGRSVLIDGFGLIAFASLFPIMSVMGYAQLAEIKARRKHNKQARQNPKTAQQATDVNTEIDNNAL; from the coding sequence CATCATTTTCGGCTTTCAATATCTGGTACTGCGCAAACCCGTGCCCAATTTAAAGCGGGTCCTGATCGGTTTTGCCTACGTTGTGGTCGGTCTGTCGCTGTTTTTGATGGGGCTGGAACGAGCCCTGTTTCCGCTGGGACGCTTGATGGCCGAGCAGCTAACCCGCCCCGAATTTGTCTACCAGGGCTTTGCCGCTATCCCCACAGAGGTGCTCTGGGAACAGTACTACTGGGTCTACCTGTTTGCCTTTGCCATTGGTTTTAGCACCACTATTGCCGAACCCTCTCTTATCGCCGTGGCCATTAAGGCCAGCGAGGTATCCGGCGGTGCCATCAGTACCTGGGGCTTAAGAATCGCCGTGGCTATCGGGGTTGCTGTGGGTATTTCCCTGGGCTGCTATCGCATCGTCACGGGCCTGCCGATCCACTATTTTATCATTGCAGGCTATATTCTAGTGGTCATCCAGACCTCGTTTGCGCCGCGTATGATCGTTCCCCTGGCCTATGATTCCGGCGGGGTCACCACCTCAACCGTAACCGTGCCTCTGGTAACGGCCCTGGGGCTTGGTCTGGCAGAAACGGTTCCGGGTCGCAGCGTATTGATTGATGGCTTTGGCCTGATCGCCTTTGCCAGCCTGTTCCCGATAATGAGTGTGATGGGCTATGCCCAACTCGCTGAAATAAAAGCCCGAAGAAAGCACAACAAACAAGCCAGGCAAAACCCAAAGACAGCCCAACAAGCGACTGACGTAAATACGGAGATTGACAACAATGCACTTTAA